From the genome of Desulfobotulus pelophilus, one region includes:
- the mqnC gene encoding cyclic dehypoxanthinyl futalosine synthase, protein METLSDKLLDKAVAGDRLSEEEGLYLLRHAALPDLGASAHAVRNLRHGPKVSYVVDRNINYTNVCVSGCRFCAFYKDRAEQGAYVLDDKAFFQKIEETFAMGGRQILLQGGMHPDLDIRWQESLLRKLKVHFPRLHVHGYSPPEIAYYADKEGISDKECIQRLVKAGLDSIPGGGAEILVDRVRLEASPRKCLTDRWLSVMKDAHETGLRTTATMMFGHLETDAEIIEHMERLRRLQDETQGFTAFIPWTFQPLHTRMEGKSATAVEYLKVLALSRLYLDNIDNIQASWVTQGDKIAQTALFFGANDMGSTMIEENVVAAAGVSYRLPLTTIQRLIRDAGFEAVERDCFYRYAECNSHETI, encoded by the coding sequence ATGGAAACCTTATCTGACAAGCTTTTGGATAAAGCTGTTGCCGGAGATCGTCTTTCAGAAGAGGAGGGGCTTTACCTGCTGCGCCATGCAGCACTTCCTGATCTGGGGGCATCGGCCCATGCGGTACGCAACCTGCGCCATGGGCCAAAGGTCAGTTATGTTGTGGACCGCAACATCAATTATACCAATGTTTGTGTTTCCGGCTGCCGGTTCTGCGCATTCTACAAAGATCGGGCTGAGCAGGGTGCCTATGTGCTGGATGATAAGGCCTTTTTTCAGAAAATTGAGGAAACCTTTGCCATGGGAGGCAGGCAGATTCTTTTGCAGGGTGGCATGCATCCGGATCTTGATATCCGGTGGCAGGAGTCCCTTCTCCGAAAATTGAAGGTGCATTTTCCCCGTCTGCATGTGCATGGATACTCACCCCCGGAGATTGCCTATTACGCGGATAAAGAAGGTATTTCTGATAAAGAATGCATACAGAGACTGGTTAAGGCAGGCCTGGATTCCATACCGGGAGGAGGGGCGGAGATTCTTGTGGATCGGGTCCGTCTGGAAGCTTCTCCCCGCAAATGTCTTACGGACCGCTGGCTTTCCGTAATGAAAGATGCCCATGAAACTGGGCTCAGGACCACTGCCACCATGATGTTTGGTCATTTGGAAACGGATGCGGAAATTATTGAGCACATGGAACGCCTGCGCAGGTTACAGGATGAAACCCAAGGGTTTACGGCGTTTATCCCCTGGACTTTTCAACCTCTTCATACCCGTATGGAAGGCAAATCGGCTACGGCTGTGGAGTATCTGAAGGTTCTGGCTTTATCCCGGCTGTATCTGGATAACATTGACAATATTCAGGCATCCTGGGTGACTCAGGGGGACAAAATTGCCCAGACAGCATTGTTTTTTGGTGCCAATGATATGGGAAGCACAATGATTGAAGAAAATGTTGTGGCAGCAGCGGGTGTTTCCTATCGCTTGCCTCTGACAACCATTCAGAGGCTGATTCGGGATGCCGGATTTGAAGCCGTGGAGAGGGATTGTTTTTATCGCTATGCGGAATGCAATTCGCATGAAACCATCTGA